The Astyanax mexicanus isolate ESR-SI-001 chromosome 14, AstMex3_surface, whole genome shotgun sequence genome window below encodes:
- the mgaa gene encoding MAX dimerization protein MGA a isoform X3 — MAVPDKQAIMVIHQEGMTTSGLAPKASSPRSLFVVLKPLHAGGGGQDEGALLANNNGTSLGTPTVGFQRLSSISLSAMADTNNSNQLWNLPAEITCKGVTVTLDNNNMWNEFYRCKTEMILTKQGRRMFPCCRFRISGLEPFQNYTLVMDMHPVDNHRYKWSDRRWETNGKGDPHIARSFVHPESPATGLDWMQNPVSFYKLKLTNNPLDQENHIVINSMHRYLPRLHIIPADKTTDGIQLDGPDIITFSFPQTEFFAVTAYQNLSITQLKIDYNPFAKGFREDSNNSRSSKPKIGLPTETVESEVKPSRETTTLNNLKTLFAKRNAAEKALKVQPLPVPAEDLKAVSADPPTMPEPKSASKKRPLAEGLSELIKGAHVKVKRISLEKIHDGSDQQTNTIVLPGAEKKKDSAADCGEKENLPITTADKVMEDKKKLKNDCGIPDVKSVTVAEGQMNINAVSSLKVADLATMKSTAELSCSKSTAQMNASVKKSDAPINDKVDTGLSETVEKTECKETLQTSGKPLDGGGEVKKKRAEPVPLPLLALFLQQLKSKTRPVRSKSKCETSASESEQLRKIPSDAEITSSPAASLTTTQSNTQPAAPTTSETSSILTCPVANSGVSACSSLSPTTAFFTSLTTSPTIPDMPTSLSPASLVVTDPEQDQGPDSDLEHKESPTLSSESNIATVPTSNITSDTVLDYKQEDASVILSSLSDNTVPERTLSSTTLDTDAVSSDVPCPLSPACSPPEIIPVSLFHSLQNDDVCNNVSTSVSTAEHTLDSCTLPSAEFVPEAPNQSPMSEDNDVDLAFSPSSPTFSIPSPAPSSPDPFPPGLFIDRPIPPRKSLDPFPPCLNRPRPHVDIMNAVPSSFSVAKPGCPGDLDLRFTTGVTTELPSPMPCSEPWVSKDAKQPQQPVHESVSKKPKVKNRKGGKLKLSDDAVTGGTIPVPMQPSLEDVEGQLFVSFVSKKALEIHLGDEAKEDATEKTAEHVDVNENNEKHQSIEERIDELEKILLRDLKEVKHRQVIHPVLQAVGLKLNLLDLALAIDLQYLGVLPIPPPVVVPGESSGSLASSQLPFVSRTGKTTDFTKIKGWRDKFSTSSSSSVPGGTSSETGQKNLSAFCSDMLDEYLESEGKLIDERVASLSQAVVPPVAYELPTKSTSYVRTLDSVLKKQATPSTATTVKPFVPSRKSPLTAKGKELGKSGEAASKQSFRSSAAKTASSPSFSKRFTKPGTSTPVSPDKSPLFSLSPSKKSRITKIKTRKGSKTSPPSARLEGRAALNSVSVPAEAQDSTSGSPGSVAGGRFPKSVAKLLDVEDGAVWEGKRRTYITEERAAIALSSLVTTEGKIKGNLSTIIKRRAPPCLNSFCRLGCVCASLAQERRQHHCGKPQCMLGCDCLRRKVVLLRKPYRTENTNEGALSVYEPDEKEAEMMRKKKKKKAYIMSGPEEAPEPATRVKRLWDDVKSDPDLECLFTPMPARPHCPPVLSPELQKDLDKFLRSPPRKTKHEEALSPIRGRKRRLMTCARVRPFCRKTPAIADHQSTKQSDPHPVAEDSVEEMEEGELRPPALFGPTKRLEIVSQCKWSTEGSRNVVLRVVCERMAQDRLKDPFWVGKYQIKPISTTVNETEEGSTITYKISISQPSPLNNTQKKNEENEKMKRLEAQLIQTIGKSEVKGLPLLSHVTPAGLLKAEKKPPGASGQITVNGKPYPQAKLELGQMGALHPANRLAAYITGRVCVANQNASKAVTPATILTTSATSPTTTITTTTTTTTSTSSLDTTSSLSGTPSSAVISVNPTDGAASGKKTVVITAGPSNTVTPGGGVRLMQPVTSSQPSAPGQKMVFQMYKTANGSTLYRNPSGQLIQLVPLNQFRALNPNVMLSKQTTIVRFPSATATKPQNNSSSTVTTSTPATSSTPLKAQNPTPVHSTSTVVHNSTTANMTKIITASSVGQKTATSLSGANSDQHSTVSIVPGILGNPGIGIIKVVPQAIIKDPKNPKITVTTSSPSAQSTSNVGPKNGGFILLSSLAQQNQGSLEIKDVSGVHTSPAPAGGSQQNNQSFNSSEKPAESVVLEDHCYTFEAKKTSIFSDKPANVPKEGTNSAEACFQSMIPEDVLDFAPIEDDDGSDLDAVLDPETVAKSNAELDLEDSDSELTEDSDMYDDSNSNNTSDQENLFIDTDSDGGEKKERRSKRKSVTSYMHDFNEMEDNDLVDIETYEENSETSEQRAQRERKMYLRRKQRVEQEMERRSCLRECFQKLHMSLSNVDSKSSRMTLLKLAWKEIQTLSKEAEELVKVKKELKKKRAYYLKMASQFSGKSKESISQKLSEIIAKQKALENQEKAKATTQPDPKPTLTDEQKRLGIKNKMKDTLHRHVQLSPNSRPMDLRTSRQKRLGSQDVEHLGARQNVSVAQKKGKKTIFRPIQPAKTLNPDTTSQPTPRERTRPNILSRSKSQSLPVSPSKNQVFVPQVMVETLPCNQIITISNPLQPIGITSLGKRQSATPGVAAVSISVPAISHPIKVENPIPVLQPQDIGLSNSPVKISSPGKTEIFPKISNVVSLVPPEKLVVTPSVVIEKTVPLVETHAALNPVCVEAQENTLLESTKGASAVEEQGLDKQTLEVLPKRPEQGTTVIQTDASARQKEERKDGASSEAEVENLMSLLDELEFLNQQLNSEPSQPQTGDLSNTKASNLPTNVFIEKEAGVDRDDERSLSPLFLRLDEDLMSSTPSKDELDDIPPKVDDLVKVIFGSDSPPNSSESEVTAGVNDDSSHGPACRVKSDAPSLPPLLQMKAGGGTTTDTLKEQAGVSWRPMPKLAPLGLKPQESTQHKTVSAHGTKPGSQLPSLRSAHM; from the exons ATGGCCGTCCCAGACAAGCAGGCCATAATGGTGATTCACCAGGAAGGCATGACCACATCTGGACTGGCACCTAAAGCTTCTTCCCCTCGCTCACTTTTTGTTGTCCTCAAACCGCTACATGCTGGAGGCGGAGGGCAGGACGAAGGAGCTCTCCTGGCTAATAACAACGGCACGTCTTTGGGGACACCAACTGTTGGCTTCCAGAGGTTATCATCCATATCCTTGTCAGCTATGGCAGACACCAACAACAGTAATCAGCTATGGAACTTGCCTGCAGAGATTACATGTAAAGGCGTTACTGTCACTTTGGACAACAATAATATGTGGAATGAATTTTACAGATGCAAAACTGAAATGATACTCACTAAGCAAGGTCGTAGGATGTTCCCTTGTTGCCGTTTCCGCATCTCTGGGTTGGAGCCTTTTCAGAACTACACATTAGTAATGGATATGCATCCAGTCGACAACCACCGTTACAAGTGGAGTGACAGACGATGGGAAACAAATGGAAAAGGAGATCCACATATTGCACGCTCTTTTGTACACCCTGAGTCACCTGCAACTGGCCTTGATTGGATGCAAAATCCTGTTTCTTTCTATAAACTGAAGCTCACCAACAACCCTTTGGACCAAGAGAACCATATTGTAATAAACTCTATGCACCGGTACCTTCCTCGTCTTCACATTATACCTGCAGATAAAACAACGGATGGCATTCAGTTGGATGGGCCAGATATTATAACTTTTAGTTTTCCTCAGACAGAGTTCTTTGCTGTCACCGCTTACCAGAATCTGTCCATCACCCAACTAAAAATCGATTACAATCCTTTTGCGAAAGGTTTCAGAGAAGATTCTAACAACTCCCGATCCAGCAAGCCGAAAATTGGACTTCCCACAGAAACAGTGGAGAGTGAGGTGAAACCCAGTCGAGAGACTACAACCCTGAACAATCTCAAGACCTTGTTTGCCAAGAGGAATGCTGCTGAAAAAGCCCTCAAAGTACAACCTCTGCCTGTCCCTGCTGAGGACCTTAAAGCTGTTAGTGCTGATCCTCCCACAATGCCTGAACCTAAGAGTGCTAG tAAGAAGCGTCCTTTGGCAGAGGGACTGTCCGAGTTGATTAAGGGAGCTCATGTGAAGGTCAAAAGGATATCTCTTGAGAAAATCCATGATGGCAGTGACCAGCAGACAAACACTATTGTTCTGCCTGGAGCAGAGAAGAAGAAGGATTCTGCTGCTGATTGTGGTGAAAAAGAAAACCTTCCAATCACAACTGCTGACAAAGTAATGGAGGACAAGAAGAAGCTGAAAAATGACTGTGGAATCCCTGATGTGAAAAGTGTCACTGTAGCGGAAGGGCAGATGAATATCAACGCGGTGTCCAGTTTAAAAGTTGCAGACTTGGCCACAATGAAAAGTACAGCAGAGTTGTCCTGTTCAAAATCAACCGCACAAATGAACGCTTCTGTAAAAAAATCAGATGCACCTATAAATGACAAGGTGGACACAGGGCTAAGTGAAACTGTGGAAAAAACAGAATGTAAAGAGACTTTGCAGACTAGTGGGAAACCTCTTGATGGTGGAGGTGAAGTAAAGAAGAAGCGTGCTGAGCCTGTGCCTTTACCTCTTCTTGCACTTTTTCTACAGCAGTTGAAGTCAAAAACAAGACCTGTCAGATCGaaatcaaaatgtgaaacttctgCTTCAGAATCTGAACAATTGCGTAAAATCCCTTCCGATGCTGAAATCACTTCATCTCCTGCGGCATCCTTAACCACCACACAATCAAATACACAACCTGCAGCCCCCACGACTTCTGAAACTTCATCCATCTTAACGTGTCCTGTAGCTAACTCCGGAGTGTCTGCATGCTCATCTTTATCGCCAACTACAGCCTTCTTTACCTCACTGACTACATCCCCCACAATACCAGACATGCCTACATCTTTAAGCCCTGCTTCTTTAGTTGTCACAGACCCAGAACAAGACCAAGGTCCTGACTCTGATCTGGAGCATAAAGAAAGCCCAACGCTAAGTTCTGAAAGTAATATTGCTACTGTCCCCACATCAAATATTACCTCTGATACTGTGCTTGATTATAAGCAAGAGGATGCATCTGTAATTTTGTCTTCCTTGTCTGATAATACTGTACCCGAACGCACTCTTTCAAGCACTACTCTTGACACAGATGCTGTCTCATCTGATGTTCCCTGTCCACTTTCTCCAGCCTGTTCTCCTCCTGAAATTATTCCTGTTTCTCTATTCCATAGTCTACAGAATGATGATGTTTGTAATAATGTCAGTACCTCTGTGTCCACTGCTGAGCATACCTTGGACTCCTGTACTCTCCCATCTGCTGAATTTGTTCCTGAGGCTCCTAATCAGTCCCCTATGTCAGAAGACAATGATGTTGATCTTGCATTCTCACCATCTTCTCCAACATTTTCTATCCCAAGCCCAGCTCCTTCCTCACCTGACCCATTTCCACCTGGTCTGTTTATTGATAGGCCAATACCTCCTCGAAAATCACTCGATCCATTTCCACCATGTCTTAATAGACCAAGACCACATGTGGACATAATGAATGCAGTACCATCAAGCTTTTCTGTTGCCAAACCAGGATGTCCTGGAGACTTAGATTTACGCTTTACAACCGGTGTTACTACTGAGCTGCCTTCCCCTATGCCTTGTTCTGAACCATGGGTTTCAAAGGATGCCAAACAGCCTCAACAGCCTGTTCATGAAAGTGTGAGCAAGAAGCCCAAGGTGAAAAATAGGAAAGGTGGAAAATTAAAGCTGAGTGATGATGCGGTGACCGGAGGGACCATACCTGTCCCCATGCAGCCAAGTCTTGAGGACGTGGAAGGCCAGTTATTTGTTTCTTTCGTGTCAAAG AAAGCTCTTGAAATTCACCTTGGGGATGAAGCTAAAGAAGACGCTACAgagaaaacagcagaacatgTGGATG tgaatgaaaataatgaaaaacatcaAAGTATTGAAGAACGAATTGATGAACTTGAAAAGATTCTTCTACGTGACTTAAAAGAGGTGAAGCATCGTCAAGTCATCCACCCCGTACTGCAAGCAG TTGGCCTGAAATTGAACCTGTTGGATCTTGCTCTGGCCATTGATCTGCAGTATCTAGGTGTGTTGCCTATTCCTCCCCCTGTTGTCGTACCTGGGGAAAGCTCAGGGAGTTTGGCCTCATCACAGC TTCCATTTGTTTCTAGAACAGGAAAAACAACTGACTTCACTAAAATCAAAGGCTGGAGAGACAAGTTTTCAACATCAAGTTCTTCATCCGTTCCTGGAG GTACCAGCTCAGAGACGGGGCAGAAAAATCTTTCTGCCTTCTGCAGTGACATGCTCGACGAGTATCTGGAAAGTGAAGGCAAGCTTATTGATGAACGCGTTGCCAGCCTCTCCCAAGCTGTTGTTCCACCAGTGGCCTATGAACTTCCCACCAAAAGCACAAGCTATGTTCGTACTCTGGacagtgtgttaaaaaaacaggCAACTCCATCCACAGCCACCACCGTCAAGCCTTTTGTACCATCTAGAAAATCGCCACTGACTGCTAAAGGCAAAGAGCTTGGCAAGTCAGGGGAAGCTGCTTCAAAACAATCCTTTAGATCCAGTGCAGCAAAAACAGCCTCCAGCCCTTCTTTTTCCAAAAGGTTTACCAAGCCTGGTACTTCAACACCTGTATCCCCGGATAAATCACCTCTGTTTAGTCTATCTCCAAGCAAAAAATCTAGAATTACTAAAATTAAGACCAGGAAAGGATCCAAAACTTCACCTCCATCTGCCCGACTTGAGGGAAGAGCTGCATTGAATAGTGTATCAGTGCCTGCCGAGGCCCAAGATTCCACTTCTGGTAGCCCTGGTTCTGTAGCAGGGGGGCGTTTCCCCAAGTCTGTGGCTAAACTACTGGATGTGGAAGATGGTGCAGTCTGGGAGGGGAAACGGCGTACCTACATCACTGAGGAACGGGCAGCCATTGCGCTATCATCTCTCGTCACAACAGAG GGTAAAATTAAAGGGAACTTGTCTACCATCATTAAGAGGCGTGCTCCCCCTTGCCTGAATTCCTTTTGCAGGTTGGGGTGCGTTTGTGCTAGTCTGGCTCAGGAAAGGCGTCAGCACCACTGTGGCAAACCGCAGTGTATGCTGGGCTGTGACTGCCTTCGGCGTAAAGTAGTCCTATTAAGAAAACCATATAGGACTGAGAATACAAATGAAGGAGCTTTATCTGTATATGAACCAGATGAAAAGGAAGCTGAAATgatgagaaaaaagaagaagaagaaagcatATA tTATGTCTGGTCCTGAAGAAGCCCCTGAGCCAGCCACACGTGTGAAAAGATTATGGGATGATGTGAAAAGTGACCCTGATCTAGAGTGTCTCTTCACTCCAATGCCTGCCAGGCCACACTGTCCTCCAGTCTTATCCCCAGAGTTGCAGAAAGATTTGGACAAATTTCTCCGTTCTCCTCCTAGAAAAACG AAACACGAAGAAGCGCTGAGCCCGATCAGAGGAAGAAAGAGGCGCTTAATGACGTGTGCTCGCGTGAGaccattttgcaggaaaactccAGCCATTGCAGATCACCAGAGCACAAAA CAGAGTGATCCACATCCTGTTGCAGAGGACTCAGTAGAGG AGATGGAAGAAGGAGAACTTAGACCACCTGCTCTGTTTGGTCCTACGAAACGACTAGAAATTGTGTCTCAGTGCAAATGGTCAACAGAAGGCAGCAGGAATGTTGTTCTTCGTGTGGTGTGTGAGCGTATGGCTCAGGATCGCTTAAAGGACCCGTTCTGGGTTGGAAAGTACCAAATTAAGCCTATCTCCACGACTGTCAATGAGACAGAAGAAGGATCCACAATCACTTACAAAATTTCCATCTCTCAGCCCAGTCCTTTAAACAACACCCAGAAGAAGAATGAGGAGAATGAGAAGATGAAGCGGCTGGAAGCACAACTTATTCAGACCATTGGGAAGAGTGAAGTGAAGGGGCTCCCTCTTCTTTCTCATGTTACTCCGGCAGGTTTACTGAAAGCTGAGAAAAAGCCTCCTGGTGCTTCAGGGCAGATAACG GTCAATGGAAAACCATATCCTCAAGCCAAGCTAGAATTGGGCCAGATGGGAGCATTGCACCCAGCCAACAGACTTGCTGCTTACATTACAGGGAGGGTGTGCGTGGCAAACCAAAATGCCTCCAAAGCTGTTACCCCAGCAACCATTTTGACAACTTCTGCTACCTcccctactactactattactactactaccaccaccaccacttccACCAGTTCTTTAGACACAACAAGTTCTCTTTCAGGCACACCTTCTTCAGCTGTCATATCAGTCAATCCAACAG ATGGTGCTGCATCAGGGAAGAAGACTGTTGTGATCACTGCTGGACCTTCAAATACAGTGACCCCTGGTGGTGGAGTCAGGTTGATGCAGCCTGTAACGTCTAGTCAACCGTCGGCCCCAGGACAGAAGATGGTATTTCAAATGTATAAAACAGCAAATGGGAGCACACTCTACCGCAACCCCAGTGGTCAGCTCATCCAGCTGGTCCCTCTCAACCAGTTTAGGGCCCTCAATCCAAATGTTATGCTATCCAAGCAGA CCACCATTGTACGATTTCCTTCTGCTACCGCGACGAAGCCTCAGAATAACAGTTCTTCCACTGTCACGACATCCACGCCCGCCACGTCTTCTACACCTCTAAAAGCTCAAAATCCAACCCCAGTACACAGTACCTCAACAGTTGTACACAATTCTACAACAGCCAATATGACTAAAATCATTACTGCTTCTTCTGTGGGCCAAAAAACAGCTACGTCTCTCTCTGGTGCCAATTCAGACCAACACAGTACAGTGAGTATAGTCCCAGGAATCCTTGGCAACCCTGGCATTGGCATAATTAAAGTTGTCCCGCAGGCTATTATCAAAGATCCAAAAAATCCCAAAATTACAGTGACCACTTCATCACCATCGGCGCAAAGCACTTCAAATGTTGGCCCTAAAAATGGAGGCTTTATTTTATTAAGTTCCTTAGCCCAACAGAATCAAGGCAGTCTGGAAATAAAAGATGTCAGCGGTGTCCACACTTCCCCTGCTCCAGCTGGAGGATCACAACAGAATAATCAGTCCTTCAATAGCTCAGAAAAGCCTGCTGAGAGTGTGGTTCTTGAAGACCACTGCTACACCTTTGAGGCAAAGAAGACTAGCATCTTCTCTGACAAGCCTGCAAATGTACCTAAAGAAGGTACAAATTCTGCAGAAGCCTGCTTTCAAAGTATGATCCCTGAAGATGTCCTGGATTTTGCTCCTATTGAGGATGATGATGGATCTGACTTGGATGCAGTTTTAGACCCTGAGACGGTTGCTAAGTCTAATGCTGAATTAGACCTGGAAGACAGTGATTCAGAGTTAACTGAAGACTCAGACATGTATGATGACTCCAACTCCAATAACACCAGTGACCAGGAGAATCTCTTTATTGACACG GATTCTGATGGGGGAGagaagaaggaaagaaggagcaAACGAAAATCTGTGACCTCATACATGCATGATTTTAATGAGATGGAGGACAATGATCTGGTTGATATTGAAACCTATGAGGAGAACTCTGAAACCAG TGAACAAAGAGCACAAAGGGAACGTAAGATGTATTTG CGTAGGAAGCAGAGGGTGGAACAGGAAATGGAGAGACGTAGCTGTCTTAGAGAGTGCTTTCAAAAGTTGCACATGTCTTTGAGTAATGTTGACAGCAAATCCAGCAGAATGACACTACTTAAACTG gcCTGGAAAGAAATCCAAACTCTTTCTAAAGAAGCAGAGGAGCTGGTAAAAGTGAAGAAAGAGCTAAAGAAGAAGAGGGCATACTATCTTAAAATGGCATCTCAGTTTTCTG GAAAGTCTAAGGAATCCATCTCTCAAAAGCTGAGCGAAATTATTGCTAAACAAAAAGCCCTGGAGAACCAAGAAAAGGCAAAGGCTACAACACAACCAGACCCAAAGCCCACACTGACTGATGAACAGAAAAGGCTGGGGATCAAGAACAAAATGAAAGATACATTGCATAGACATGTTCAGCTTTCCCCCAACTCCAGGCCAATGGACCTTAGGACCTCCAGACAAAAAAGGCTTGGGTCCCAAGACGTAGAACATTTGGGAGCAAGGCAGAATGTGTCTGTGGCCcagaagaaagggaaaaagacCATTTTCAGACCTATTCAGCCAGCCAAAACTCTTAACCCCGACACAACTTCTCAACCCACACCACGTGAGAGAACGAGACCCAACATCCTGTCCCGTAGCAAGTCTCAATCCCTGCCCGTTTCTCCATCTAAAAATCAAG TGTTTGTGCCTCAAGTAATGGTGGAAACATTGCCATGCAATCAGATCATAACTATAAGTAATCCTCTTCAGCCCATTGGCATCACTTCTTTAGGCAAAAGGCAATCAGCCACACCAG GGGTTGCAGCTGTGTCTATATCTGTTCCTGCTATTTCTCACCCAATAAAAGTGGAGAATCCAATTCCTGTTTTGCAGCCTCAGGACATTGGTCTTTCCAACAGCCCTGTGAAAATCAGCAGTCCAG GTAAAACTGAAATCTTTCCCAAGATTTCCAATGTGGTTTCTTTGGTGCCACCAGAGAAGCTGGTTGTGACCCCATCAGTTGTAATAGAGAAGACAGTCCCACTTGTTGAGACACATGCAGCCTTAAACCCTGTGTGTGTGGAAGCTCAGGAGAACACTCTCTTAGAATCTACTAAAGGAGCCTCTGCTGTGGAGGAACAAGGTCTGGACAAACAGACGTTAGAGGTTTTGCCTAAGAGGCCTGAACAGGGTACTACGGTCATCCAAACGGATGCTTCAGCCAGACAGAAGGAAGAGAGGAAGGACGGTGCTAGCAGTGAGGCAGAAGTTGAAAATCTGATGTCTTTGCTTGACGAGCTGGAATTCCTCAATCAGCAGCTTAATAGTGAACCCTCTCAGCCACAGACAGGAGATTTAAGTAATACAAAGGCCAGCAATCTGCCAACTAATGTGTTCATTGAGAAGGAGGCAGGTGTAGACCGAGATGATGAACGTTCCCTCAGCCCCTTGTTCCTCAGATTAGATGAGGATTTAATGTCATCAACCCCTTCAAAGGATGAGCTGGATGATATTCCTCCGAAGGTGGATGACCTTGTCAAAGTTATATTTGGGTCAGACTCTCCTCCAAATTCATCAGAGTCTGAGGTCACTGCAGGGGTTAATGATGACAGCAGCCATGGCCCAGCATGCCGTGTTAAAAGCGACGCTCCATCTCTACCCCCTTTGCTACAGATGAAAGCAGGAGGAGGAACAACAACAGACACTTTGAAAGAGCAGGCTGGCGTGTCATGGCGGCCCATGCCCAAGCTTGCACCTTTGGGGCTAAAGCCTCAGGAGAGTACACAGCATAAGACAGTTAGTGCTCATGGCACCAAACCTGGCTCACAGCTGCCTAGTCTACGCAGTGCACATATGTAA